AACCTGGTTCAAATTCCGAACCCTTTATTGTTATAGAAGATTCTCCTCTTTGATTAATTGCAAAACGTTTTATTTGTCTTCCCTGTAAATCATATATATATAGGGTAGCAGAATTTATATTGTCTAAAAGATTGAACCGAATGGTAGTATTTTCATTGAATGGATTTGGGGAATTTTGAAATAATTCTCCATAAGTATTGTTCTTCATAATAGATGAAAAATTCTGAGAAAATATTTCATTTAATGCATTTATATGTAGCTTTAATGCTTCAATTACCTCATTCTGTTTTTTTAATTCTTCAACTAAAA
The Methanofastidiosum sp. DNA segment above includes these coding regions:
- a CDS encoding T9SS type A sorting domain-containing protein, giving the protein SDSLLKSNIAPISKEVSKIYKLRGVSYIVNNSLSKNTNTIQTETMNPSKQIGGMVESDKRIHYGFIAQEVKEIFPELVYEDNDGILGIDYVAFIPLLVEELKKQNEVIEALKLHINALNEIFSQNFSSIMKNNTYGELFQNSPNPFNENTTIRFNLLDNINSATLYIYDLQGRQIKRFAINQRGESSITIKGSEFEPGLYFYCLSC